The nucleotide sequence CACGAAAACCATGCTCCACTTTCCATAATGTCTTATAACCTGACACAAGCTCTTCTTTGTTCCACTCCCAGGATAAGTTGGACTTTATTAAAAACCAGCCAAAACCGGCTTGAACTGAAGACAGAACCGAATCCTTGGATTTAGAAATAACAACGTCACCCTGGATAGACAAATCAAACCACTTAACCATACCGTGTGATTTTAGCCAGGATTTAAGTTGACTATACTTATCTGCTGAATCTATATCCTTAACATTTATCTCCGAAAGCTTTTCTTCATAATCAGCAAGCTTTACCTTGAATTTTTCAGCATTCAAGCGATACGTCTCAGGATTAAAACTGTAAACATAACGTAAATTGCAAAGTCTTTTAATACCGTCAACTTCATATTTATACGGTACAACTTTTTCATATGTAAAACCGCTCTCTTTGTCCTCCTGCTCAGTATTAGCTTCTGATAATATCTCTCTGGATATCTTTTTAGTCTTGGATTCTCCAACTATAAATGAATGATCACCGGATAGTAAATAATCTATATTCTTGTCACTTGTCATCCCCTTGTCCGTTACTATCGAAACTTCACGAAAGTCTCCAAATCTATCCTTTATATCTTTTACCACTTCCTGCAAGGTACTCACATCTGCTGTGTTGCCCGGGAACACATAATGAGCTATCGGAATACCTTCCTCTGTCATTACTACACCTATAGTCACCTGTACCCTGTCTGAACGGTTGTCCCTTGAATAACCATAACAACGTATATCTGAATCACTTAAATTGTTCGTCTCAAAATAACTCGAAGTCATGTCATAAAAACACATGCGCAGGCTTAAATCAAAAATACTCAGCACGCTCTCTGCAAGACGATCTTCAAGACGTTTCTTATGCTTTATTAAAAAATCCATCGATCTTAATAGGTTATTATAGTTGATTCCGCTTGATTTTAATTCCGGCAAATATACTAACTCAAGCCAGCTTAATAACTTTAGTTTACTCGAAGGGTCATTAATTCTATTTGAGATCAATGCGTTAATATGGCCTACCAGATCAAACTCTATACGGGTTTCACTCTCCTTAATCTTTTCTATTTCCTGGAAAAACTTTAGCTCCTTTAATATACGGAATATGGTAAACAAATCTCCAAAGTTTTTAGCTGAACCAAATTTTTCCAAATGATCAAGAAATACCTCGCCCTTCATCTTCAATACACTGTCTACAAGCTTGTCAGCATCAGCCTGAAGAAATTTATCCAATGGACCGAAATGATAAAGAATTCTTGTTCTGCTCTTACCCTCTTCATTTCTGTATGATTCCACCAGCTGCACGGTTGTATGCGTATACCCTGATTTTCTTTTGGACTCTACTTTTCTCAAAAACATACTTATGTATAAACCACAAAAACATAAATGTCAACAATAAATGCATATATACACGTACTACAAATCAGCCCGCATGGAAAAAATTAAATCCCGATTTGACGCCATTCTTCAAAAAACTAAGTCAGTTTAGGACTACATTTTTGATTATAACTGATAAACTCCTGTTTCACTGGATTTGCAATAGTTTTTGCTTCAACCTGCAGCAATAAATAACAACAAATATCAATGAATAACCACTAATAACCATTAATACTCTTTAAAAAATAATTTTTTATTGATAGATGTAGATTCCAGTCAGTATAACTATGGAAATACCCAGACTGAATTTTATAACAATGGCGAACATCCTGTTTTTCATTATGGATGTGCTTCGGAGAATAGCTGTCCGGTTATCCGATGTGGCAAGCTTTTCATAGATAAAGGTGCCGGCAAATGCGCCTATTACAGATCCTATCAGCGCGCCGATTCCAAAAAATAACGGAGCCATGATTACACCAACAACAATTGCCCCGGCGATTGAAGCAAAAACACTTTTGTTTGTGGCGCCTGTTTTCTTTGCGCTGAAAAATCCGGATATCCATTCAAATATTTCACCGGCAGCTACTATGGCAAGGATTAGCATAAGCTGCCAAAGTTCCATAAAATCGGTGAAATACAGAATAATAGGAGGTATTGTAGCAAGCATATTACCGGGGAGACTGAAAAGATTCAGCATCACAAATAAAAACTGTAATGCGGTGACGCCAAATATAATCACAGGTATCATTCAGAAACTTATCCCATATTTGCAATTCTGTCTTAAAAAGCTCGTTTCAAAACCGAAATTTTTTGTGGCAAATTTACTGTATTTTTCAAGTATACCGTAGTCATTGTTTTCTTCGCTTACATGTGCAAACAACAGCTTTTTGATTCTGTTACCGCTGAGTTTAGCCGCAATATTTAACGCCTCTTTATTGGATAGGTGCCCTTTGGAGGAGAGGATACGTTTTTTCAAATATTCGGGGTACTTGCCATTTTTCAGCAGTTCCTCTTCATAATTGGATTCCAGCACTCCTATGTCGGAGACTGACAGGTATTCTTCAATATATGCAGGAGCGTGCCCCAGATCTGTTGCAAAGGTTATCGATCTGTCATCAAAAGTGAAATGATATCCGAGAGGTTCAGCTCCATCGTGCATAATCTGGAAAGGGTGCACGCTTATATCTTCAAAATCGTAAATCCTGTCCTTATTAAGAATGTAAAAATCAGAAACATTTATCCCTCTTTTTTTCAATACGTCGGCTGTTCCTTCGCTGGCAAAAACAACCGGCTTATATCTGTTTAGAAAAGGGGTGATCCCGGAAATATGATCATTATGTTCGTGGGTGAGAAAAAGCAGAATTTTGTTATTTTTGATGTCATTTTCTTCCAGTACATCGTCCACTCTGTAGCGGGATATTCCTATATCCACAAAGATATGCATATTGTTTCTTTTTATATGATAACAGTTTCCCGAACTTCCCGAATCAATTACATTTAATGTAGGCATATTTACTTATAACACACTTTCATACATTTTCATCATTTTTTTATACTGAAGCAATATGATTATTATAAGCATAAAAACTATGTGACCTGTTTTGCCCCATGAAAGAAAGACGGTTATCCATCCTAAACTTATCATCAAATCATAAAAAAATGTTGAAGGGGTTTTGATGTTTTTCCCCCAGAGCTTTCTTGTAATATCGGGTTTTAAGAAAAGAGCGTGAAACACTGAAAAAATAATAATAAAAATTAACAGTATCAGCGTAAAAACACTGCTTCCGGATAATGCTATTGCAACGGCAGATGAGAGGATAAGTACGGCGAAAATGAGAAAAGAGAAAAAAGTAAAAACAAATTTTGTGATTTCCTTAAAAAAACTGGAACAAACATTCATATCCACAAAAGATTTAACAAAAGCTCTTGACATAAAAATTAATAACACCAGTATTAGGGCCTGTACATAAGAAAATGTTTCGCTGAAGAACAGTATAAAAACAGCCCAAAGGGGGATCTCACTGAAAAGAAATGCAGCCGTCCTCGACGGCGAAGAAAGAACGTATCCTGCAAGACTCAGATTTTTATTCATCTTTTACCGTTTCCTTCAATTTATTTAGTAAATTCAATGCTTCCAGCGGTGTAATGTCGTTTATATTTACCGATTTCAGTTCTGATATAGCCGGGTGTTCTTCAAAAACAAGGAAAGGCTCCACAATCTTTTCTGTGCGTGGTGATTTGCGATTTTTTTTAGCCAGCTTCGGCAATCCGTCAATACCGTATTCATTTTTTTCAAGGGTGGCCATTATTTCATTACTTCGGGAGATAACCTCGCCGGGCAGACCTGCAATTTTGGCTACATAAACACCGTAGCTTCTGTCGGCACTCCCTTCAATAATGTTTCTTAAAAAAATTACTTCGTTTTTCCACTCTTTAACTTCCACGGTGTAGTTTCTGCTCCCGCTGTTGATTTTCGGGATATCGGTGAGCTCGTGATAATGTGTTGCAAAGAGGGTTTTGGCTTTGATTTTGTTAAGTATATATTCTGCTACTGCCCAGGCTATGGAAACTCCGTCAAAAGTGGATGTACCTCTCCCGATTTCATCAAGTACAATAAGTGAACTGCCGGTGGCATTGTTTAGAATATTTGCCGTTTCAACCATTTCCACCATAAAGGTGGATTCCCCTTTTGCCAGGTTGTCCTTGGCTCCCACCCGTGTAAATATTCTGTCTACCAGAGAGATTTTGGCGCTTGCTGCCGGGATAAATGAACCCGTATGGGCAAGCAGGGTGTTTATTGCAACCATTCTTATGTAAGTACTTTTGCCTGACATGTTTGGGCCGGTTATAATGAGCAGATTGTTTTCACTGTTATCCAGAAAAGCGTCATTGGGGATAAAAGGCTCGCTCATGCGGTTTTCCACCACAGGGTGCCTTCCGTCTATTATTCTGATTTCTTCAAAATCTCCTACTTCAGGTCTGCAGTAGCTGTATTTATCAGCTATCTCAGCAAAGTTAAGCAGGACATCCAGTTCAGCCACTTTTCCCGCAACTTCTCTTATCCTGTCTTTTTCTTTGCGTACATCTTTTCTGATACTTTTAAAAATATCATATTCAAGTTTTGCCAGTTTATCTTCAGCATTCAGTATTTCATCTTCCAGCTTTTTCAATTCATCCGTTATAAAACGCTCTGCATTCACCAGTGTTTGCTTTCTTCTGTAATGTTCCGGAGCTTTGGAGGAATGGGTTTTGCTTATTTCAATGTAATAACCGAAAACCTTATTGTATCTTACCTTAAGTGTTGGAATTCCGGTCTTTTCCTTTTCCTGAGCCTCAATTCGGGCGAGCATTTTTCTGCTGTTATCTTTTATTTCTCTGAGATGGGCAATATCATTGTTGAAGCTGCTTTTTATAATTCCACCTTCAGTTATATTTAAAGGCGGTTCGTCTGTTATGGCATTTTCAATGAGGGAATAAATATCTCCCAGTGTGTCGAAACCTTCTTTTAAATCGTCAATGTTCGGATGCCTTATTTCTTCAAGAACATTCAGGATGCCGGGCAGATTGAAAATGGAATTTTTAAGCCATATGAGATCTCTGGGACCGCTTCTTTCTGCAACAATTCTGGAAGCGATTCTTTCGATATCGTACACTTGTTTGAGTTTATCTTTAATGCTGTTCCGGTATACACTGTTTTGAGTGAAAAATTCAACTATGCTCTGCCTTCTGTATATTTCCCCGAGATTTCTGCTCGGTGACAGCAGCCATTTTTTCAGCAGACGCATTCCCATTGCAGTGTTGCACCTGTTTAGGATACTATAAAGACTCGGATTTTCAGAGTCTGAGCTTGTGTTCACAACTTCAAGTGTGTTGACAGCTACAGCATCAAGGTATACTTCATTCTCAGCCGTTAAAAAAACCGGTTTTTTTAGTGAAACTTCCAGAAAACTGTCTTCAAGATAGTTAAGTATGTAAGAAAGGGGGTAAAGGAGTTCTTTATCATATATCCCCAGTGATTTCGGTGTTCTGACTCCAAAGT is from Flexistipes sinusarabici DSM 4947 and encodes:
- a CDS encoding IS1634 family transposase, which encodes MFLRKVESKRKSGYTHTTVQLVESYRNEEGKSRTRILYHFGPLDKFLQADADKLVDSVLKMKGEVFLDHLEKFGSAKNFGDLFTIFRILKELKFFQEIEKIKESETRIEFDLVGHINALISNRINDPSSKLKLLSWLELVYLPELKSSGINYNNLLRSMDFLIKHKKRLEDRLAESVLSIFDLSLRMCFYDMTSSYFETNNLSDSDIRCYGYSRDNRSDRVQVTIGVVMTEEGIPIAHYVFPGNTADVSTLQEVVKDIKDRFGDFREVSIVTDKGMTSDKNIDYLLSGDHSFIVGESKTKKISREILSEANTEQEDKESGFTYEKVVPYKYEVDGIKRLCNLRYVYSFNPETYRLNAEKFKVKLADYEEKLSEINVKDIDSADKYSQLKSWLKSHGMVKWFDLSIQGDVVISKSKDSVLSSVQAGFGWFLIKSNLSWEWNKEELVSGYKTLWKVEHGFRELKHSFDIRPMYHWTERRIRAHVFLCFIGMVATSVIEKRLKDSGIDMSWEKCLYEMRKIKVIDYRTKSGIYGHAINEISKQQEKLFRAVGCPKPKLGHL
- a CDS encoding DUF456 domain-containing protein, yielding MIPVIIFGVTALQFLFVMLNLFSLPGNMLATIPPIILYFTDFMELWQLMLILAIVAAGEIFEWISGFFSAKKTGATNKSVFASIAGAIVVGVIMAPLFFGIGALIGSVIGAFAGTFIYEKLATSDNRTAILRSTSIMKNRMFAIVIKFSLGISIVILTGIYIYQ
- a CDS encoding MBL fold metallo-hydrolase, which encodes MPTLNVIDSGSSGNCYHIKRNNMHIFVDIGISRYRVDDVLEENDIKNNKILLFLTHEHNDHISGITPFLNRYKPVVFASEGTADVLKKRGINVSDFYILNKDRIYDFEDISVHPFQIMHDGAEPLGYHFTFDDRSITFATDLGHAPAYIEEYLSVSDIGVLESNYEEELLKNGKYPEYLKKRILSSKGHLSNKEALNIAAKLSGNRIKKLLFAHVSEENNDYGILEKYSKFATKNFGFETSFLRQNCKYGISF
- the mutS gene encoding DNA mismatch repair protein MutS translates to MKKTGTLTPMMAQYYEIKEKYPDHLLFFRMGDFYEMFGEDANVASRILSIALTSRNKKEENPVPMCGIPYHAYKSYLNKLLEAGKKVAICEQLEDPSTAKGIVKRGVTRVISPGTVIDEDSLESHDFNILMSAYKSGEHYHICAVDTSTGDTFLQQQKYLEDSLAKWNPKEIISNIDLEIKNTGFYKISRNQHIKAVEDKVTGHFGVRTPKSLGIYDKELLYPLSYILNYLEDSFLEVSLKKPVFLTAENEVYLDAVAVNTLEVVNTSSDSENPSLYSILNRCNTAMGMRLLKKWLLSPSRNLGEIYRRQSIVEFFTQNSVYRNSIKDKLKQVYDIERIASRIVAERSGPRDLIWLKNSIFNLPGILNVLEEIRHPNIDDLKEGFDTLGDIYSLIENAITDEPPLNITEGGIIKSSFNNDIAHLREIKDNSRKMLARIEAQEKEKTGIPTLKVRYNKVFGYYIEISKTHSSKAPEHYRRKQTLVNAERFITDELKKLEDEILNAEDKLAKLEYDIFKSIRKDVRKEKDRIREVAGKVAELDVLLNFAEIADKYSYCRPEVGDFEEIRIIDGRHPVVENRMSEPFIPNDAFLDNSENNLLIITGPNMSGKSTYIRMVAINTLLAHTGSFIPAASAKISLVDRIFTRVGAKDNLAKGESTFMVEMVETANILNNATGSSLIVLDEIGRGTSTFDGVSIAWAVAEYILNKIKAKTLFATHYHELTDIPKINSGSRNYTVEVKEWKNEVIFLRNIIEGSADRSYGVYVAKIAGLPGEVISRSNEIMATLEKNEYGIDGLPKLAKKNRKSPRTEKIVEPFLVFEEHPAISELKSVNINDITPLEALNLLNKLKETVKDE